In Fibrobacter sp. UWB10, the genomic window TGCAGCCCGATTCTTCGGATACCTGTACAATAATGAAGAACCCAAGCCCGAACGGAAAATCGGGTCGCGTATTTACGGCCTAATCTACGGCTTTGGAATATGCGACAGCAAAAACATCGATTCCGTAAAAGTCAATGCGGATTCCAGCAGCGAAAACTTCAAAGAAGCGTTCTTGTGCAGCGAAGAATATGGTTGGCATATACCTAGCATTTATTTCTCTAACACCTACGGCTGGGAACCTGGCTACGATGGAGAAATAAGACCCGGAAACGCAGATGACTTTTTTAGTTACGCCTACGATTCTATTCAAGGCAAATGGATTTCGCCCAGCATACAAAACGGCATAGCCTGCGTTACCTCAATCCTAGGAAAAGTCATAATAACAAGTGATTCATTAGTTGGTTTCTATTCTATGCCCTACAGAATATGCGAGGATTTAGGCTATCAGTTATTCTGGAACACGGCAACCAAAGAACAATATTACTCGCAGGGAATCGATTGCGACTCCGCCTACACAAGACGCCCGAGCCTCATCGATTCTACCGTACAGGTTCTTTGCTACGAAGGCAAATACACCGTAATCATGCCGACAGAACCTGATGAGCCGAAAGAAGAAACCTTGCTTGATAAAGAAGCAAAACTGATTTCCTGTGGCGAAGACGAAGAATCGTTCCATAAAGGCCAAATCGACACGACCATCTATTACTACTGTTACAAAGGCGACGTGGCCGTAGCAAACGAATTCGACATGATTATGGGGCACGGTTGCCACGCAGAACACAAGGGCTATTACACATACCAGAATTCTATTTATAACTGCAACGGCTTCTCTTGGAGATTCGCAAGCGATTCCTTGGTCACCGGCACTGTAGAAGACGAACGCGACGGAACCGTTTACGGGACCATCGGCATTGGCGACCAGATTTGGCTTTCGGAAAACATGAACCTGGCGATTGATTCTAGCTGGTGCCCCGAAGACAGTCTCGCAAACTGCAACAACTTCGGACGCCTGTACCGCTGGGATGTAATCCTCGGCGAAAACGCGCAGGTAGATAACATTTGCCCTGAAGGATTCCGCATTCCCACTAACGAAGAATTCGAAAAGCTCGAAAAATTTGGAAAGACTTGGTTCAAGAACAAGAGGGACACCCAGATTTTCCAGACCAATAATTTCAGGCCCGGCGAAGACTTGCTCGGATTCTCGCTTTATTTTGCCGGAAGCCGTAATCTTAATGGCAACTATAACGGATGGCGTTCTAGCACCAACTTGTGCAGCCAAAACCATTCCGATGCAGACTCAACCGCTTACGTTTACAGGCTTAGTAGCGACAACAGCGGAGATTTTATCCTCACCAAGCAAAAGCAGTACCTCAGCTGCAGCGTAAGGTGCATTAAAGACTAAGAGATTGAAATCACACAAAAGGAGCGCAGTTTTCTCAACTGCGCTTTTTTATATATATTTGCAAAGGGGAGTTTGAACATTCTGGAGATGTTATGAAGCTATCAAAGATTTTACCCCTTTGCATTGCCGGAGCATTCAGCAGTTCCTTTGCAGTGCTAGATCTCCCCAACGCACAACCGAAGGTTGACGAATCGTACTGGAAGGCAGCCCTCGACAGCACCTGGCAAGGACTTGTGCGCAGGAACATCAATCCCTATTCCGCAGGCAAAGGGCTCATTCACCGCCCCAAGAGTGAAACGCCGGGCGATGCCGTGAGCGAAGCCGTCGGATACGGCATGTTGGTCGCCTTGTATGCCAACGACCAGGAGCATTTCAACAGCATTTGGGACGCCGCCAACGAAAAGATGTGGGACGGTTGCTATTACAACTGGCAAATGGGACCCGACGGAAACATTAGCGGCGAAGGCGCCGCCACCGACGCTGAAGAAGACGTTGCGCTCGCCCTGATTTTTGCGGACAAGCTCGTTTCCGCCGGCAAATGGCAACCTTACACATCGACAAAGTTTAATTACGGCTACGCCGACCACGCCAAGAAAATTCTTGATTGCATGTGGAGTTCCCAGCAGATTACCAGCAGCGGAATTTTGGCACCGGGCGCAGGCTGGGGCGGCGACAATTTTGTGAACCCCGGCTATTTCTCACCCGCATGGTACAAGATTTTCGCCAAGTTTGACAGCAATGGCGATCGCTGGAACATGGTTGTCGACAAGACTTATGAGATTTTGTCAAAAAGCCCCGGCTACAGCATGGGCTTGATTCCTGACTGGATGCGCCCCGATGGCAATTGGGCCGGAAGCCTCGGCTACAATGCCTACTTTAACAGCCGCGCCTTCTTCAAAGACGCTATCCGTATCTTGTGGCGAGTGGCAATTGACGCCGTATGGTTCGATGAATCGCGCGCCAAGGACTTCCTCAAGAATTCGCTCGCCTTCATTAACAGCAAAGGCGGAGCCGCAGCTTCGAACTTCTACCAGATTGAAAAAGCGGGCGAACTTTTGCCAGCTGACGACATTTGGACCGATTTTAATGACAGCAAGAACGAAAGCACTTGGCGTTACCGCCGCGAACACAGCCACTTGACCGTTGGTATGTGGTCAACCGCAGCGCTTGCCGTAGGCGAATCTGCAGACCGTATCGCCTTCAGTGAAGAACTCGGTAAATTCTACGAAGGCGGAGATTTCTTTGGAAATGCCGTAGACCCCACCGGTGGAATCGAAGACACACTCCACAACGAAATGTACTTTGACCAGTTCCTCGCTTGGTTTGGTGCCTCTATGATGAGCGGAACTTTCATGAACGTGATTGACGCCATCGACAATCCCAAGGCAGCAACTGCGGGCGATTCGTCTTCATTGACCAAACCCGTAATCGGAATTGCTCACAGCCGAATCAAAGCAAGCGCAGACATCCGTTTAACCCATATGGGGAACGCCATTCTGTTCACGCTTCCCGAAGTCGCTGAATGGAGCCTTTACGACATGAACGGACACAAAATTGCAGAAGCCCGCGGCTCCAATTTCTTGTGGCAAAAGGGCAACCAAGGCGTCTATATTATAAAAGCCCGTTCCAAGGGAACGAGCTACATGCGAAAAGTCGCAGTCCGTTAAAAGGTTTTTCAGAAATCTCTCTTTGAATAGAACCGTGGTTTTGCCACGGTTCTATTTTTCCTTTTTCTTGTCGCGCCAAGCGAAGATATTCGCGAGTACCGTTCCGCTGATGGAATGGTAAGCGCAGCTCAAGGCGCAGGGCACCATGCAAAGAACGGCAGCTGGGTTCCTCGCCACATTTTCAGGGTTCGCAAAGAATGCCATGGCAAGCACCGTTGCCATGCCTGCATTCTGCACACCGACTTCGATAGCGATGGTCCGCTTCTTGGCGGTATTGAACTTGAAGAGTTTACCCACGCTGTAGCCAAGCACATAGCCCAGCGCATTGTGGCAGAACACCACTGCAAGCACCAAGAAAATCAGGCCGAGGCCATTTGCAAACAATTGCGGACGCACCGTCACAACGACACCGCCCACAATCATCATCAGGCCAATCACGCTCACTGCAGGCATATTCGACTGGATTTCTTTAAATACGGCGCGCTTGCCCAAGAAGTAGTTGCAAAGGAACCCGATGGTAATCGGCGCAATCGTCACATAAAGAATATTCAGGAACATCCCTTTCGCATTCACGTCAATGCTTGTGTCGGCAAGCCACAGCACAAGCAGCGGCGTCATGATAGGAGCAAGGAGCGTGCTGACCATGGTCATGCTCACCGAATAAGTCACATCGCCGCGGGCCAAGAAACTCATGACGTTACTCGAAACACCGCCCGGGCAGCATCCTACCAAAATAATACCCACAGCCAGATACGGATCCAGCCCGAACACCTTCGAAAGCCCGAAAGCGACAAACGGCATAATCGTGTACTGCGCAACCGCACCAAGCAAAATATGGAGCGGCTGTTTCATCAGGTTGCGGACATCGTCTGTCGAAATCGTGAGACCCATGCTCAACATGATGACACCGAGAATGATGGAAGATACATTCCCGTGAACCCAGCCGAAAGCGACCGGAACGAAGAATGCGACTACTGCGCTTGCGATAACAAAGGGGGAAGCGTAGTTAGAAAGCAGACAGCAAAAAGCCTTAATTACCTTAAACATGCTTTAAATATAAAAATACCCGTTCAAACGGGCAATTATGTAAGAAATTCAAATCCTTGCTAAAAATGGGTATTTTGCTAGATTTTTCACATGAACTTTCTTGAGCAGAAAATCCTTGCCGATGGTGTTGTCAAACCCGGCAACGTTCTTAAGGTTGACAGTTTCTTAAACCACCAGATTGACATTCGCCTGATGCAAAAGATTGGCGAAGAATTCAAACGTCGCTTTGCTGACGTGGAATTCAACAAGGTGCTCACCATCGAAGCAAGCGGAATCGCCATCGCGGCATTCATTGCATACCTAAACGATGTTCCGGTGGTATTCGCCAAGAAAGGCCAAACCGTCAACAGCACCGACGACAAATACGTCGCCAAGGCATATTCTTTCACGCACAAAAAGTTCAACGATATTTTCGTATCGCGCCCATACCTCAAGCCGACCGATAAAATCTTGATTGTCGACGACTTCTTGGCAGACGGCGAAGCAAGTAAGGCGCTCATTGACCTTGTAAAGCAAGCAGGCGCCGAACTCGTCGGCGTTGGCATCGCTATTGAAAAGGGCATGCAACCCGGTGGCGCAAAACTCCGCGCCGCAGGCATACGCCTGGAATCCATTGCCATCGTCGACAGCATGGACGCTGAAACCGGATTCATCAAGTTCCGCGAACAGTAATCGAGGCCCGCCATGAAAACTTCGAACAACATTTATCAGCTTGACGGACGCGTTCCCCTTTTGCAGGCAATTCCCTTCGGTTTGCAACACGTTCTCGCCATGTTCGTGAGCAACATTACGCCGATTATCATTCTCGCAAATGTCGTCGGAATCGAGAAGGGCCTTACTGCCTCGCTAATCCAGAATTGCATGATTATTGCAAGTATCGGCACCCTCGTGCAACTTTACCCCATCTGGAAAATCGGCTCTAGGCTCCCCATCGTCATGGGCATCAGCTTTACGTTCCTCTCCGTTTCCATTTCTATCGGCACGTCGCAAGGCATGGGCACCCTCATGGGCGCCGTTATCGTCGGCGGCATTGTCGAAGGGTTACTCGGTCTCTGCGCAAAATACTGGCTTAAGTTGATTCCGCACATTGTTGCCGCCACCGTCGTGACCTCCATCGGATTTTCACTCTTGCCCATCGGTGCAAACTCATTTGCCGGCGGCCAGGGTGCAGCAGACTTCGGCTCTGCACAGAACTGGATTGTCGGTAGCGTCACGCTCCTCACCTGCTTACTCACGCAAGTTTTCGCCAAGGGATTCCTCCGTTCGCTCTCTGTGCTGGTAGGCCTTATTGTTGGCTACATTCTCGCGCTCTGCATGGGAATGGTTGATTTCTCTGGGCTCACGAGCAACGGCATTGTCGCGCTCCCCCAATTTCTCCCATTCACTCCGGAATTTAATTTAGGCGCAATCCTGTCCGTTATCGCTATCTATCTTGTGTCCGCCACAGAAACCGTCGGCGATTCTAGCGCCCTTTGCAGCGGCGCCCTCAAGCGTCAAATTCACAAAGTTGAAATGGGTGGCGCCATCAGCTGCGACGGCTTTGTTAGCACCATCTCCGGACTTTTCGGCTGCACTCCGATTACATCGTTTAGTCAGAACGTAGGCCTCGCCTCACTCTCTGGCGTAGTGAACCGTTTCGCCATCGCCACAAGCGCAGGCATCATGCTTCTTGGCGGTCTCTTTCCGCCCATAGGCACGCTCCTCACAACCATTCCGCAAGCAGTTCTCGGTGGTTGCACCATTATGATGTTCGGTTCCATTCTCTTCGCCGGATTCGGCATGATTGCTAAAAGCGGATTCTCGCAGCGCAACATGATTATCGTCAGTTTGTCCTTAAGCACCGGCCTCGGATTCACTTCGGCATCTAAGATGTTCCAAATTTTCCCGCAGATTATTCAGACCATCTTCGCCGAAAACTGCGTCGCCGTGGTATTCATTCTCGCCGTCGTCTTGAACTTGGTATTGCCCAAAGAGAAAGAAGAGAAGTAAGCTTAAGAAGCAATCTTCCCATTTAAACAAAAAATCCTGTCTCTTTTTAAGGAGACAGGATTTTTTTAGATCCTTCGACTTCGGCGCAGTAGCTTGCGGCTACTTCACCACGATGTTCACGAGCTTGCCCGGAACGACGATGGACTTCACGACAGTCTTGCCGTTCATGAATTCCTTCATACGATCATTTTCCATGGCGAGTTTTTCCAGGGCGGCCTTGTCCATGTCCTTGGCGACACTTGCCTTGGCGCGGACCTTGCCGTTCACCTGGAACACGACTTCGACGGTGTTTTCCACGGCCTTGGAGTGGTCGGCTTCGGGCCAGGCGACGTTCGTGAGCGATTCGTTGTGTCCGAGGATGCTCCACATTTCTTCGGCGATATGCGGGGCAAACGGGTGCAAGAGCTTGACGAACGTTTCGCACGGTTCGCGGTAGCGCTTGTCCATCTTCATCATTTCGTTGTTGAAGATCATCAGCTGGCTAATCGCGGTGTTGAAGCTCATGTTCTCGATGTCGCTCGTGACCTTGATGACGGTCTGGTGCATCACCTTTTCGATAGCTTCCGGAGCGGTTTCGTCAACGTAAACCGGAGCAGCATCGTCATCGCCCACCACGGAGCGCCAAGCGCGGCCGAGGAAGCGGTTCATACCTTCGATGCCCTTGGTCTGCCACGGCTTCACGGCGTCCAGCGGGCCCATGAACATTTCGTACAAACGAAGACTGTCAGCACCATAGTCGCGCACGACGTCATCGGGGTTCACCACGTTCTTGAGGGACTTACTCATCTTCGCCACGATCTGCTTGAGCTCGATGTCGGTACCCTTCTTGAAGAACTTGCCGTTCTTTTCTTCGACTTCGTCGGTCGGGACCTTGGAGCCAGCGGCGTCTTCGTAAGCGAAGGCGAGAATCATGCCCTGGTTGAAGAGTTTCTGGAACGGTTCGTCGGTAGAGACGAGGCCGAGGTCAAACAAGACCTTGTGCCAGAAACGGCTGTAGAGCAAGTGAAG contains:
- a CDS encoding FISUMP domain-containing protein; the encoded protein is MKRLITGILLVGGLLAGCGEDSSSEPQNEPTNEPTQNDEKGKDEKDSKSDSLATSDSLPTADSITLFKKDKFTLITAHSKWTEASILELNSALDLTGREFMVKAECDSCDFLFKNLKLQSPYALLKVEKRTSNTVPEMSFIDLSRIDTAYVNLLTLFESKRILKLMKDGLPADSAERKAQQEVLSDLLGETFDIKLSNQISRNDKDSLTQNIVKAFSIGNIYYHTGLESLFEETGKWEKDSLKLIFADYAARFFGYLYNNEEPKPERKIGSRIYGLIYGFGICDSKNIDSVKVNADSSSENFKEAFLCSEEYGWHIPSIYFSNTYGWEPGYDGEIRPGNADDFFSYAYDSIQGKWISPSIQNGIACVTSILGKVIITSDSLVGFYSMPYRICEDLGYQLFWNTATKEQYYSQGIDCDSAYTRRPSLIDSTVQVLCYEGKYTVIMPTEPDEPKEETLLDKEAKLISCGEDEESFHKGQIDTTIYYYCYKGDVAVANEFDMIMGHGCHAEHKGYYTYQNSIYNCNGFSWRFASDSLVTGTVEDERDGTVYGTIGIGDQIWLSENMNLAIDSSWCPEDSLANCNNFGRLYRWDVILGENAQVDNICPEGFRIPTNEEFEKLEKFGKTWFKNKRDTQIFQTNNFRPGEDLLGFSLYFAGSRNLNGNYNGWRSSTNLCSQNHSDADSTAYVYRLSSDNSGDFILTKQKQYLSCSVRCIKD
- a CDS encoding glycosyl hydrolase family 8 gives rise to the protein MKLSKILPLCIAGAFSSSFAVLDLPNAQPKVDESYWKAALDSTWQGLVRRNINPYSAGKGLIHRPKSETPGDAVSEAVGYGMLVALYANDQEHFNSIWDAANEKMWDGCYYNWQMGPDGNISGEGAATDAEEDVALALIFADKLVSAGKWQPYTSTKFNYGYADHAKKILDCMWSSQQITSSGILAPGAGWGGDNFVNPGYFSPAWYKIFAKFDSNGDRWNMVVDKTYEILSKSPGYSMGLIPDWMRPDGNWAGSLGYNAYFNSRAFFKDAIRILWRVAIDAVWFDESRAKDFLKNSLAFINSKGGAAASNFYQIEKAGELLPADDIWTDFNDSKNESTWRYRREHSHLTVGMWSTAALAVGESADRIAFSEELGKFYEGGDFFGNAVDPTGGIEDTLHNEMYFDQFLAWFGASMMSGTFMNVIDAIDNPKAATAGDSSSLTKPVIGIAHSRIKASADIRLTHMGNAILFTLPEVAEWSLYDMNGHKIAEARGSNFLWQKGNQGVYIIKARSKGTSYMRKVAVR
- a CDS encoding bile acid:sodium symporter family protein, coding for MFKVIKAFCCLLSNYASPFVIASAVVAFFVPVAFGWVHGNVSSIILGVIMLSMGLTISTDDVRNLMKQPLHILLGAVAQYTIMPFVAFGLSKVFGLDPYLAVGIILVGCCPGGVSSNVMSFLARGDVTYSVSMTMVSTLLAPIMTPLLVLWLADTSIDVNAKGMFLNILYVTIAPITIGFLCNYFLGKRAVFKEIQSNMPAVSVIGLMMIVGGVVVTVRPQLFANGLGLIFLVLAVVFCHNALGYVLGYSVGKLFKFNTAKKRTIAIEVGVQNAGMATVLAMAFFANPENVARNPAAVLCMVPCALSCAYHSISGTVLANIFAWRDKKKEK
- a CDS encoding xanthine phosphoribosyltransferase, translating into MNFLEQKILADGVVKPGNVLKVDSFLNHQIDIRLMQKIGEEFKRRFADVEFNKVLTIEASGIAIAAFIAYLNDVPVVFAKKGQTVNSTDDKYVAKAYSFTHKKFNDIFVSRPYLKPTDKILIVDDFLADGEASKALIDLVKQAGAELVGVGIAIEKGMQPGGAKLRAAGIRLESIAIVDSMDAETGFIKFREQ
- a CDS encoding nucleobase:cation symporter-2 family protein; amino-acid sequence: MKTSNNIYQLDGRVPLLQAIPFGLQHVLAMFVSNITPIIILANVVGIEKGLTASLIQNCMIIASIGTLVQLYPIWKIGSRLPIVMGISFTFLSVSISIGTSQGMGTLMGAVIVGGIVEGLLGLCAKYWLKLIPHIVAATVVTSIGFSLLPIGANSFAGGQGAADFGSAQNWIVGSVTLLTCLLTQVFAKGFLRSLSVLVGLIVGYILALCMGMVDFSGLTSNGIVALPQFLPFTPEFNLGAILSVIAIYLVSATETVGDSSALCSGALKRQIHKVEMGGAISCDGFVSTISGLFGCTPITSFSQNVGLASLSGVVNRFAIATSAGIMLLGGLFPPIGTLLTTIPQAVLGGCTIMMFGSILFAGFGMIAKSGFSQRNMIIVSLSLSTGLGFTSASKMFQIFPQIIQTIFAENCVAVVFILAVVLNLVLPKEKEEK